The Dehalococcoidia bacterium genome window below encodes:
- a CDS encoding A24 family peptidase C-terminal domain-containing protein: MDIYRLVFALFILVYACNSDIRKRSVPNTVWLAMAGLGLVFAGYGAVDEGVSFLPRLVFSVTITGAMSYLFFGLGFFGAADAKALICIALLFPALPEFSILSNPFPLFGDSVSTPFPFALMVLLNAAVLAMAVPVWLLFRNICNLGLREFTRNAAMCFVAYRVNIDALNGNRFARLTHAYEEIDGHLTSRYSLGGMPINSKTVQQLRTYHREQKVGAEVWVTPELPFILFISLGFTICCLAGV, encoded by the coding sequence ATGGATATTTATCGCCTGGTATTCGCCTTGTTTATCCTGGTTTACGCTTGCAATTCTGACATCAGAAAGAGAAGCGTTCCTAATACTGTGTGGCTGGCTATGGCAGGACTCGGCCTTGTTTTTGCCGGATACGGCGCCGTAGATGAGGGCGTGTCTTTTCTCCCTCGGCTTGTTTTTTCTGTTACCATCACAGGTGCTATGTCTTACCTTTTCTTTGGATTGGGATTCTTCGGCGCGGCCGACGCTAAAGCTCTCATATGCATCGCTCTGCTTTTCCCTGCGCTGCCAGAGTTTAGCATTCTGTCCAATCCCTTCCCATTATTCGGAGACTCTGTCTCTACACCCTTCCCCTTTGCTCTCATGGTGCTCCTGAATGCTGCCGTTTTGGCTATGGCGGTCCCTGTTTGGCTCCTTTTCCGAAATATTTGTAATTTGGGCTTAAGGGAGTTCACCAGAAATGCGGCGATGTGCTTTGTAGCCTATAGAGTAAACATTGACGCACTCAACGGCAACAGATTTGCCAGGCTGACGCATGCCTATGAAGAAATAGACGGTCATCTGACAAGCCGATATTCGTTGGGAGGAATGCCTATAAACAGCAAAACAGTGCAGCAACTGAGAACCTATCACAGGGAGCAAAAAGTCGGAGCTGAAGTCTGGGTGACGCCAGAATTGCCTTTTATCCTTTTTATCTCCCTGGGCTTCACAATATGTTGTTTGGCAGGGGTTTAG
- a CDS encoding PAS domain-containing protein gives MTVKETSNLLIQERIKELRDNTDFVSTLLESLVGYAIIAADFDGNIIAYNQGAHQIYGYAPEKIIGKQGIEIFFPGEFIKAGKLQQIIDELIEKGRFSCEGEKVKKSGEVFPAQILFTLTRDKGGKTVGFIEIVEDLTERKKVEEANLRIQHLERELESLARLSPPQRTTATAQALGLQVLEQSSPDSFDHLVGRYGDLMELALEQRAFKVRHDISGDLQDMAEELVFLKAGPRDVVKVHIAALKEKTGGGGVNPARAQVYVEEARVMVLQLMGHLVSEYRTLSMGAAAMKAREKTQKGDL, from the coding sequence ATGACTGTGAAGGAAACCAGCAACCTGCTGATTCAGGAGCGGATAAAGGAACTTCGGGATAATACGGATTTCGTCTCTACCCTGCTGGAGAGTCTGGTCGGCTACGCCATCATTGCCGCGGACTTCGATGGCAACATTATCGCTTATAACCAGGGGGCCCACCAGATATACGGCTATGCCCCGGAGAAGATTATCGGCAAGCAAGGTATAGAGATATTCTTCCCCGGAGAGTTTATCAAAGCCGGGAAACTCCAGCAGATCATTGACGAGCTTATCGAGAAAGGGCGGTTCTCCTGCGAAGGGGAGAAGGTCAAAAAGAGTGGTGAAGTATTTCCGGCGCAGATTCTCTTCACCCTGACCCGGGACAAGGGCGGCAAGACGGTTGGCTTTATCGAGATAGTGGAAGACCTTACCGAGCGAAAAAAGGTGGAGGAGGCCAATCTCCGGATACAACACCTTGAGCGGGAGCTTGAGTCTCTGGCGAGGCTTTCCCCTCCGCAGCGGACGACCGCCACTGCCCAGGCGTTGGGGCTTCAGGTGTTGGAACAGTCCTCCCCGGACTCATTTGATCATTTGGTGGGCCGCTATGGGGATTTGATGGAACTGGCCCTGGAGCAACGGGCTTTCAAGGTTCGGCATGATATCTCCGGGGATCTGCAAGATATGGCCGAGGAACTGGTTTTCCTGAAGGCCGGACCCAGAGATGTGGTGAAGGTTCATATTGCAGCCCTGAAAGAAAAAACAGGTGGTGGTGGTGTTAACCCCGCCCGAGCGCAGGTTTACGTGGAAGAAGCCAGGGTCATGGTGCTTCAACTCATGGGGCACCTGGTATCTGAATACCGCACCCTTTCTATGGGTGCCGCAGCCATGAAGGCAAGAGAGAAAACCCAAAAAGGAGACCTTTAG
- the kaiC gene encoding circadian clock protein KaiC, whose protein sequence is MSTKMSAKKNGSQISKLETGIEGFDFVAGGGLPKGRTTLLAGTAGSSKTVFAAEFLAQGILKFKESGVFVTFEESPADICRNMRSLGWDIEKWVNEGKFAFVDASPEPGVQTVTAGEWDLGALVARVEHAVKKVNASRVVMDSLGAIFTQFSDAALVRQELFRVGAALKSMNVTSILTAERTAEYGEIARFGVEEFVADNVIILRNALEHEKRRRTLEILKFRGCSHQKGEYPFTIIPGEGITVIPLSAIELQQKSSDLRITSGNAELDRMCGGGFFRDSIILVSGATGNGKTLMATEFIAGGAKKGERCLLLAFEESREQLFRNATGWGFDFRKMEKDGLLKVVCEYPETAGLEDHLIKIRSEINKFKPNRLVVDSLSALERVSTIKGFREFVIGLTSFIKHGEVAGLFTATTPTLMGGTSITETHISTITDSIILLRYVEMYGEMRRGLTVLKMRGSRHDKEIREYTIDGEGMHIGKPFRDITGIISGSPTRIQQGELGRISELFVEDAAMKEAR, encoded by the coding sequence ATGAGTACCAAAATGAGTGCCAAGAAGAATGGCTCGCAAATCAGCAAGCTGGAGACCGGGATTGAAGGATTTGACTTTGTGGCAGGCGGAGGGTTGCCCAAGGGCCGCACCACTCTCCTGGCCGGTACCGCCGGCAGCTCCAAGACGGTCTTTGCCGCCGAGTTCTTAGCACAGGGCATCCTTAAATTCAAAGAAAGCGGGGTGTTCGTTACCTTTGAAGAATCGCCTGCCGATATTTGCCGCAACATGAGGAGTCTGGGCTGGGATATTGAAAAATGGGTAAACGAGGGTAAATTTGCCTTTGTTGATGCCTCTCCTGAACCGGGGGTCCAGACTGTTACGGCCGGAGAATGGGATTTGGGCGCTCTGGTAGCCCGTGTGGAACATGCCGTCAAAAAGGTGAATGCCAGTCGTGTTGTCATGGATTCCCTGGGGGCTATTTTCACCCAGTTTTCCGATGCAGCCTTGGTGCGTCAGGAGCTTTTCCGCGTGGGCGCAGCGCTGAAGAGCATGAACGTCACCTCCATTCTGACTGCAGAGCGAACCGCTGAATACGGCGAAATCGCCCGCTTTGGCGTGGAGGAGTTTGTGGCCGATAATGTCATTATCCTGCGCAATGCCCTCGAGCATGAGAAACGCCGCCGGACCTTAGAGATTCTCAAATTCCGCGGCTGCTCTCATCAGAAGGGAGAATACCCTTTTACCATCATTCCAGGCGAAGGCATCACGGTAATTCCGCTTTCGGCCATAGAACTGCAGCAGAAGTCGTCCGATCTCCGCATTACTTCCGGCAATGCGGAGCTGGACAGGATGTGCGGTGGTGGGTTTTTCCGTGATTCCATCATTCTGGTATCCGGCGCCACCGGAAACGGCAAAACACTCATGGCAACCGAGTTCATCGCCGGCGGGGCAAAGAAGGGTGAGCGGTGTTTGCTGCTGGCCTTTGAGGAAAGCCGGGAGCAGCTCTTCCGCAATGCCACCGGTTGGGGATTTGACTTCAGAAAGATGGAGAAGGACGGGTTGCTCAAGGTTGTGTGCGAATACCCGGAGACTGCCGGGCTGGAAGACCACCTCATCAAGATCAGGTCAGAGATTAATAAGTTCAAGCCCAATCGTCTGGTGGTGGATAGCCTCTCGGCGCTGGAACGGGTCTCAACCATCAAGGGTTTCCGGGAATTCGTCATCGGCCTGACCTCCTTCATCAAGCATGGAGAGGTTGCCGGACTTTTCACCGCCACCACACCCACACTGATGGGGGGAACATCAATCACCGAGACGCATATTTCCACCATTACCGACTCTATTATTCTGTTGCGGTACGTGGAAATGTATGGGGAAATGCGCCGGGGGCTGACGGTGCTCAAGATGCGCGGCTCCAGGCACGATAAGGAAATCCGGGAATATACCATCGATGGCGAGGGAATGCACATCGGCAAACCCTTCCGCGATATTACCGGCATCATATCGGGCAGCCCCACGCGGATACAGCAAGGCGAACTGGGACGAATCAGTGAGTTGTTTGTAGAAGATGCGGCGATGAAAGAAGCAAGATAG
- a CDS encoding PAS domain S-box protein, with amino-acid sequence MNSKSLSQTQVYTVEHEPSDGFLKDLTDNLRVGVYISQEGKLVFVNPRFTEELGFTEAELLGTTTLDYAHSEDRERIRRESIKRLNGELSSPYEARFVTKDGEIRVVLETMTSIQYKGRRAALGSHIDITEHRQMENALKESRANFHSIVERSTDGIMIVDKKGVMLFVNKTLESILHRRAEELLGEVFGLPMMSGEMAEVDIVRKSGEPGLGEIAVVETEWEGEPAHLVSLRDITERRKAENELVIKDKAIASAANAICIADFDGNLTYVNPAFLKMWDFDSAAEVLGKSILDFWPEEDHKQDTIKTLYEKRSWHGELVKQRKNGLEFYSQLSISPVIDSDDRPIAIMASFIDLTERRQAEQTQERLNHQLQAQISELEAFSYGIAHDLRSPLVSIEGFSRLLREDMQNQQMENVQEDIRLLESGVRKMQGFLNSTLEYSRSGQMIKPTANVSFGKIVDDVIAEINGQISSIGATFSLANKFPKVHADRNRIIQVLTNLVQNSIKYRDKTVPLKIEIGHYLSKNGPVFFVRDNGIGIDASEAKKVFGLFYRGTAEGEGSGIGLAVVKKIIEAHGGRIWIQEGQSGKGTTMCFTLPQPGDTSKGGNNGKNQDTASR; translated from the coding sequence ATGAACAGCAAATCGCTTTCACAAACTCAGGTTTACACTGTTGAGCACGAGCCTTCCGACGGATTCCTCAAGGATTTGACGGATAATCTCCGGGTTGGGGTCTATATCAGTCAGGAGGGGAAACTTGTCTTCGTAAACCCGCGATTTACGGAGGAATTGGGCTTTACTGAGGCTGAACTCCTGGGTACAACCACCCTGGATTATGCCCATTCCGAGGACAGAGAGAGGATCAGGAGAGAATCAATTAAGCGGTTGAATGGTGAGTTGAGTTCTCCCTATGAGGCTCGGTTTGTGACCAAAGATGGCGAAATCAGAGTGGTTTTAGAGACAATGACTTCAATTCAATACAAAGGCAGGCGAGCCGCTCTGGGCAGCCATATCGACATCACCGAGCACAGGCAGATGGAGAATGCGCTGAAAGAAAGCCGAGCCAATTTCCACAGCATCGTGGAAAGGAGTACCGATGGCATTATGATCGTTGATAAAAAAGGGGTAATGCTTTTTGTCAACAAGACTTTAGAATCCATCCTTCACCGCAGGGCAGAGGAACTGTTGGGTGAAGTGTTTGGCTTGCCGATGATGTCCGGTGAGATGGCTGAAGTTGATATCGTTCGCAAATCCGGGGAGCCGGGCCTCGGGGAGATAGCCGTGGTGGAGACGGAATGGGAAGGTGAACCTGCCCACCTCGTATCGCTGCGGGATATCACCGAGCGCAGGAAAGCGGAGAATGAACTTGTGATTAAGGACAAAGCCATTGCCTCAGCTGCCAACGCCATTTGTATAGCCGACTTCGATGGTAACCTGACCTATGTAAACCCCGCCTTTCTCAAGATGTGGGACTTCGATAGTGCCGCAGAGGTTCTGGGTAAGTCCATTTTAGACTTCTGGCCGGAGGAAGATCATAAACAGGACACAATAAAAACGCTCTATGAGAAAAGGAGTTGGCACGGAGAGCTGGTCAAACAGAGGAAAAACGGCTTGGAGTTCTATAGCCAGCTATCCATAAGCCCGGTCATTGATAGCGATGACCGGCCAATTGCCATTATGGCTTCCTTCATTGACCTCACGGAGCGCAGACAAGCAGAGCAAACACAGGAAAGGCTCAACCACCAGCTTCAGGCACAAATCAGCGAGCTGGAGGCATTCAGCTACGGTATCGCTCACGACCTGCGAAGTCCCCTGGTAAGCATTGAAGGCTTCAGCCGTCTGCTCCGAGAGGACATGCAAAACCAGCAGATGGAAAACGTGCAGGAGGATATCCGGTTACTCGAGTCCGGCGTCAGGAAGATGCAGGGTTTCTTGAATAGCACCCTGGAATATTCCCGTTCCGGACAGATGATAAAGCCAACCGCGAATGTTTCTTTTGGCAAAATCGTCGATGACGTGATTGCAGAGATTAACGGGCAGATAAGCTCGATTGGGGCTACCTTTTCCCTCGCGAATAAATTCCCCAAAGTTCACGCGGACAGGAACAGGATCATACAGGTGCTGACCAACCTTGTCCAGAACAGCATTAAATATCGGGATAAAACCGTTCCCCTGAAAATTGAGATCGGTCATTACCTTTCAAAAAACGGGCCCGTCTTCTTCGTGCGTGACAACGGGATCGGGATAGACGCGAGTGAGGCGAAAAAGGTCTTCGGTCTTTTCTATCGGGGGACAGCAGAGGGTGAAGGGAGCGGCATCGGCCTGGCGGTTGTGAAGAAAATTATTGAGGCCCACGGGGGTAGAATATGGATACAAGAGGGTCAATCGGGGAAGGGAACCACCATGTGCTTCACGTTGCCTCAACCCGGAGACACAAGCAAGGGGGGAAACAATGGAAAAAATCAAGATACTGCTAGCCGATAG
- a CDS encoding response regulator: MTMQREINILMVEDTEEHGVLMKRALEKGRLKPRLSWVKDGKAALEFLHNRGAYADRKANPRPDLILLDLNLPKLSGLEVLEHIKSDETLRDIPVVILTASDEKRDIIRSYEGGADSYFTKSVLFLNKGSDPTAILDTVMAMAGV; encoded by the coding sequence ATGACGATGCAAAGGGAGATAAATATCTTAATGGTAGAGGATACCGAGGAGCACGGTGTTCTGATGAAACGGGCCCTGGAGAAAGGGCGCCTGAAACCGCGATTGTCTTGGGTTAAAGATGGTAAGGCGGCGCTCGAGTTCCTGCATAACCGGGGTGCTTATGCCGATAGAAAGGCCAATCCCAGGCCGGATTTAATCCTTCTTGACCTGAATCTCCCGAAGCTTAGCGGGCTGGAGGTGCTGGAACACATAAAAAGCGATGAAACACTCAGAGATATCCCGGTAGTGATACTTACCGCCTCGGATGAGAAAAGGGACATCATCAGGAGCTATGAGGGGGGAGCCGACAGTTACTTTACCAAGTCGGTTCTCTTTCTCAACAAAGGGTCAGACCCAACGGCGATTCTCGATACGGTAATGGCAATGGCGGGGGTATAA
- a CDS encoding type II secretion system F family protein — protein sequence MRDIVFEAIERSRRRSTLQRFIKSPLLTMREQRYLLYLISGGITMACAVVAFYMGVDPMNIGILAFMLAIVPPSFFDLYETSRAKKLEAEFPAMMRDISLSVKSGMTLKGAMSIAAEGQYGALTPAIKQINNMISWGIPFEDALRHFSRKYPTPLIRRTVFTLIEASRMGGQLGEILEGLAADAEETKALERKRSSETKPYLFVCYISYFVFLAVILIMSYAFLPMMKEAADVSAGGEALPGGIGQFAISDKDLALYERLYFHALLMQGFFAGIVTGKIGEGRAVAGLKHSIFFVVVAVIAYTLLI from the coding sequence ATGAGGGATATCGTTTTTGAGGCAATCGAGCGCAGCCGGAGAAGGTCCACGTTACAGCGATTCATCAAATCCCCACTGCTTACAATGAGAGAGCAGCGATATCTGCTGTATCTGATCTCGGGCGGGATTACCATGGCTTGCGCTGTTGTTGCCTTCTACATGGGCGTTGACCCGATGAATATCGGGATTCTGGCCTTTATGCTGGCTATTGTGCCGCCGAGCTTTTTTGACCTCTACGAGACGAGCAGAGCCAAGAAGCTGGAGGCAGAATTTCCGGCCATGATGCGCGATATCAGCCTATCCGTAAAATCGGGGATGACGCTGAAGGGGGCGATGAGCATTGCTGCGGAAGGCCAGTATGGGGCGCTCACCCCGGCGATAAAACAGATCAACAATATGATCTCATGGGGCATCCCTTTCGAGGACGCTTTGCGGCACTTCTCTCGGAAATATCCCACGCCGCTTATCCGAAGAACGGTCTTTACCCTGATCGAGGCATCCAGGATGGGCGGTCAGTTAGGGGAGATACTGGAGGGCCTTGCTGCCGATGCGGAGGAGACAAAGGCCCTGGAAAGGAAGAGGAGTTCGGAGACCAAGCCGTACCTCTTTGTCTGTTACATCAGCTACTTTGTTTTTCTGGCTGTAATACTGATTATGAGCTATGCTTTTCTTCCCATGATGAAGGAGGCAGCCGATGTCTCTGCCGGCGGCGAGGCCCTGCCGGGCGGGATAGGACAGTTTGCCATTTCGGATAAGGACCTGGCTCTATATGAGAGGCTTTACTTCCATGCTCTGTTGATGCAGGGCTTTTTTGCCGGCATTGTCACCGGGAAGATCGGTGAAGGAAGGGCGGTTGCCGGGCTTAAGCACTCCATCTTCTTTGTCGTGGTAGCGGTTATTGCCTACACCTTGTTGATATAG
- a CDS encoding type II/IV secretion system ATPase subunit: MKQRAATMFRRSKIVEDAPELGLSPEIDTEKFLEVYPVNEPYACIGIEAIQPHTYQVCEVGLTKGEVELLKEIKLRLYEIINVEFASLDQPKDFLMQKVQEIIKEFGIRLSSSSMDRIMYYVARDLIGYGRLDPVLRDNKVEDISADGAGVKVYVYHQKYGSLETNVVFDSEEMDSIIYKLAQRSGRDISVAKPLLDASLPNQDRLQLSIGNQVTTRGSTFTIRKFREVPFTPIDLINLGTISVEMAVYFWLAVETGFNILIAGGTASGKTTFLNTISMFIPPGCKVVSIEDTREINIPHQNWIPSVTRDTSEKGSIEMFDLLRTALRQRPEYLLVGEVRGREAYTLFQAMSTGHITFSTIHADSVKSLVKRLTKPPIDIPLMLLDSIDIVALVSMVKTGNARSRKCTSVIEVTGVDFDKETLNTSEVFRNTAGSFRFNGESKVFLEIMEKLNMSEEELAAEYARRLRIMNLLCRNNVNDFYTLSRLLFDYSIRPDEVEKSLLRGEIS, encoded by the coding sequence ATGAAACAGAGAGCCGCAACTATGTTTAGAAGAAGCAAGATTGTAGAGGATGCCCCTGAGCTGGGGCTATCACCGGAGATAGATACGGAGAAATTCCTGGAGGTGTACCCGGTGAATGAGCCTTACGCCTGTATTGGCATTGAAGCCATCCAGCCGCATACCTATCAGGTATGCGAGGTTGGTTTGACCAAAGGTGAGGTGGAACTTCTGAAGGAGATAAAGTTGCGGCTCTACGAGATAATCAATGTGGAGTTTGCCTCGTTGGATCAGCCGAAAGACTTCCTGATGCAAAAAGTCCAGGAAATAATCAAGGAGTTCGGCATCCGTTTAAGCTCTTCGAGTATGGATAGGATCATGTACTACGTGGCAAGGGACCTGATAGGTTACGGCAGGCTTGATCCGGTATTGAGAGACAATAAGGTCGAAGACATATCGGCCGACGGTGCTGGCGTTAAGGTGTATGTTTACCACCAGAAGTACGGGTCGCTGGAGACCAACGTCGTCTTTGACAGTGAGGAGATGGACTCCATTATTTACAAGCTGGCGCAGAGGTCGGGCAGGGACATCTCTGTGGCAAAGCCCCTTCTGGATGCCTCGCTGCCCAATCAGGACCGGCTGCAACTGAGCATAGGAAATCAGGTCACCACCAGAGGCTCTACCTTTACGATCAGAAAATTCAGGGAGGTGCCCTTCACTCCGATAGACCTGATAAACCTTGGGACAATATCGGTGGAGATGGCCGTCTATTTTTGGCTGGCGGTGGAAACCGGATTCAATATCTTGATTGCCGGCGGCACGGCGTCGGGGAAGACCACCTTTCTCAACACCATTTCCATGTTCATACCGCCCGGCTGCAAAGTGGTCAGTATTGAGGATACCAGGGAAATCAACATTCCCCACCAGAACTGGATACCCTCTGTCACCAGGGACACTTCAGAGAAAGGCTCGATAGAGATGTTCGATCTGCTCCGAACTGCCCTCAGACAGCGGCCTGAGTACCTGCTGGTCGGAGAGGTGCGAGGACGGGAAGCCTATACCCTTTTCCAGGCCATGTCCACCGGCCACATAACCTTCTCCACTATTCACGCCGATTCAGTGAAGTCATTGGTGAAGAGGCTGACCAAGCCTCCCATCGATATTCCGTTGATGCTGCTTGACAGCATAGACATTGTGGCGCTGGTCAGTATGGTAAAGACCGGCAATGCCCGGTCCAGGAAGTGCACCAGCGTCATAGAGGTGACCGGCGTTGACTTTGATAAAGAGACTCTCAATACGAGCGAGGTCTTCCGAAATACCGCCGGCAGCTTTCGATTCAATGGGGAGTCCAAGGTTTTCCTGGAGATCATGGAGAAGCTGAACATGAGCGAGGAGGAACTGGCAGCTGAGTATGCCCGGCGGCTGAGAATAATGAATTTGCTGTGCCGGAACAATGTGAATGACTTCTATACGCTGAGCAGACTTCTATTCGACTACAGCATTCGTCCGGATGAGGTGGAAAAGAGTCTGCTGCGGGGAGAGATATCGTGA
- the kaiB gene encoding circadian clock protein KaiB, with protein sequence MTNKIVLKLYITGQTPKSERAIANMQSICQNELEGQYELVIIDVLERPQLAEDEKILATPTLIKVLPPPLARVIGDLSDTEKVLIGLNMEPLRNSTTKGGHSK encoded by the coding sequence ATGACGAACAAGATTGTGCTGAAGCTGTATATCACCGGACAAACGCCGAAATCGGAGCGTGCCATAGCCAACATGCAAAGCATCTGCCAGAACGAACTGGAGGGGCAGTACGAGTTAGTTATTATTGATGTCCTGGAAAGGCCGCAACTGGCTGAGGATGAGAAAATCCTGGCGACGCCAACCCTTATCAAGGTGTTGCCGCCGCCACTGGCCCGGGTTATCGGCGACCTCTCCGATACCGAAAAAGTGCTGATAGGACTGAATATGGAACCTCTCCGAAATTCTACAACGAAGGGAGGACACAGCAAATGA
- a CDS encoding response regulator, with the protein MEKIKILLADSSTFTRILLANALETLGFEVVAVAKNGVEALEKYAQYSPDITLIDLKLDGTGGIDVVRALTKANPAAAVALLMPENIDDPDIIVEAVRAGVKAYMRKPTSGEELKGRLTKMLGRRAD; encoded by the coding sequence ATGGAAAAAATCAAGATACTGCTAGCCGATAGCTCCACTTTTACGCGCATCCTCCTCGCCAATGCGCTGGAGACGCTTGGATTTGAGGTCGTTGCCGTTGCTAAGAATGGCGTAGAGGCCCTGGAAAAGTATGCACAGTACAGTCCTGATATCACCTTGATAGACCTGAAACTGGACGGCACAGGCGGTATCGACGTGGTGCGCGCATTGACAAAAGCTAACCCTGCAGCGGCTGTCGCCTTACTGATGCCGGAGAACATAGATGACCCGGACATAATTGTTGAAGCTGTCCGGGCGGGGGTCAAGGCCTACATGAGGAAGCCTACATCCGGTGAAGAGTTGAAAGGACGATTGACCAAAATGCTGGGAAGGAGAGCAGATTAA
- a CDS encoding type IV pilin N-terminal domain-containing protein → MKYFKRFLSEESGVSPVIGVILMVAITVVLAAVIAAFAFGFSGSSTKAPTVALSVIDDPTDSVSLILKHSGGEALAANGWKCSVTLGKESTADFTPSAVTGAPSDSELSTGVGIDIGYESDVDTGAYGTLSTSIAAGWYHVVAVDVGSDTILIDTNVLVR, encoded by the coding sequence ATGAAGTACTTTAAGAGGTTTCTGAGCGAAGAAAGTGGAGTGTCCCCGGTAATCGGCGTGATATTGATGGTAGCCATAACCGTAGTCCTGGCAGCGGTGATAGCTGCTTTTGCCTTCGGATTCTCGGGGTCATCCACAAAGGCTCCTACTGTTGCCCTGTCTGTGATAGATGACCCGACCGACTCAGTCTCATTGATACTCAAGCACAGTGGGGGCGAAGCTTTAGCGGCCAATGGCTGGAAGTGTTCAGTAACACTTGGAAAGGAGAGTACCGCAGACTTCACTCCCAGCGCTGTCACTGGTGCCCCCTCAGATAGTGAGTTATCGACTGGGGTAGGGATTGATATAGGATACGAGTCAGATGTTGACACCGGTGCGTATGGTACCCTCAGCACTTCCATAGCCGCAGGGTGGTATCACGTTGTGGCTGTGGATGTGGGGAGTGACACGATATTGATTGATACCAATGTGCTGGTGCGCTAG
- a CDS encoding type II secretion system F family protein, with protein sequence MSTDTIALTLFGGYYRRKRTDFSTLSNDLIKARIYVTVERWLSVATLCSLILSTVYVTFGLIVSALLLKYVPIWQFCFAKGEADIGLIRILAELGLTICVVLVCFYTVFLLFLLYPRVKGWERKAKIDGQLPYAICWMSFMAGTGVIPYMIFRKLAETEEFFGEVSQEAKMVVKDVELLGFDFISALRNLASATPSTQMRTFIQGAVTNSVSGGEMGTYFISKANEAMEENRRRFAEFIEALGMVSEVYIIAMVAAPLLVIIMFAAMMMLGGASPMILMAVIYVFIPLGSMGFVLLTDALTPEGTKG encoded by the coding sequence GTGAGCACAGACACAATAGCTCTGACTCTCTTTGGCGGTTATTACAGAAGAAAGCGAACCGATTTCTCCACCCTGAGTAATGACCTGATCAAGGCAAGGATATATGTTACCGTGGAGAGGTGGCTATCTGTTGCTACCCTGTGTTCCCTCATACTGTCGACTGTTTACGTGACCTTTGGCTTGATAGTATCGGCGCTTCTTCTGAAATATGTGCCGATCTGGCAATTCTGTTTCGCCAAGGGTGAAGCAGATATTGGGTTGATCAGGATTTTGGCTGAACTCGGCCTGACTATCTGTGTAGTGCTCGTCTGCTTTTATACCGTTTTTCTACTCTTTCTCCTCTATCCGCGGGTTAAGGGATGGGAGAGGAAAGCGAAGATAGACGGCCAACTCCCCTATGCCATCTGCTGGATGTCATTCATGGCCGGCACGGGCGTAATCCCCTATATGATTTTCAGGAAGCTTGCCGAGACAGAGGAATTCTTCGGCGAAGTCAGTCAGGAAGCCAAGATGGTGGTGAAGGATGTGGAACTGCTTGGCTTTGATTTCATCAGCGCTCTACGTAACCTGGCCTCTGCTACTCCTTCCACTCAGATGAGGACATTCATCCAGGGGGCAGTGACCAATTCCGTCTCAGGGGGCGAGATGGGAACCTACTTCATCAGCAAGGCCAATGAAGCCATGGAAGAGAACAGAAGGAGGTTCGCCGAGTTTATTGAGGCGCTAGGCATGGTTTCCGAGGTCTACATCATTGCGATGGTGGCGGCCCCGCTCCTTGTTATTATCATGTTTGCTGCCATGATGATGTTAGGAGGGGCAAGCCCGATGATTTTAATGGCGGTCATATACGTATTTATCCCGCTTGGCTCGATGGGGTTTGTGCTGCTTACCGATGCATTGACGCCGGAGGGGACAAAAGGATGA
- the tnpA gene encoding IS200/IS605 family transposase yields MDVRLSGHGIYRRRILNPGVKEYLERLFPKVLRDMPGCEIVELNIQIDHVHMVMIIPPKYAVSEVIGRMKGKMSSKLRKKFAWLEKVYWKENIVWSPGYFVSTVGIDEATIIKYVRWQESQDSVQASLAL; encoded by the coding sequence ATGGACGTACGATTATCTGGGCATGGCATATATCGACGCCGCATCCTGAATCCTGGCGTGAAAGAATATCTGGAGAGACTTTTTCCGAAGGTGCTGAGAGATATGCCGGGGTGTGAAATAGTTGAGCTCAACATTCAAATTGATCATGTGCATATGGTGATGATCATTCCACCCAAATATGCAGTAAGCGAAGTGATAGGGAGAATGAAGGGTAAGATGAGCAGCAAGTTGAGGAAAAAGTTTGCCTGGTTAGAGAAGGTTTACTGGAAAGAAAACATAGTGTGGTCGCCGGGGTATTTTGTGTCAACAGTTGGGATAGATGAAGCAACGATCATCAAATATGTCCGCTGGCAGGAAAGCCAGGATTCAGTTCAAGCTTCGCTTGCCCTGTAA